A genomic segment from Modestobacter roseus encodes:
- a CDS encoding MarR family winged helix-turn-helix transcriptional regulator, whose amino-acid sequence MGDGVREGGTAPLGDLLVRVARTLRRRFTATLAPWDLSPHQARALRVVCARDGVRLSELAEALRIAPRSATEVADGLAERGLVERTADPRDRRAVVLVATDAGRTVHREVEQARAADSTELFARLTDEDRATLERILRQLTD is encoded by the coding sequence ATGGGCGACGGCGTGCGGGAAGGCGGGACGGCGCCCCTGGGCGACCTGCTCGTGCGGGTGGCCCGCACGCTGCGTCGCCGGTTCACCGCCACGCTCGCCCCCTGGGACCTCTCCCCGCACCAGGCCCGGGCGCTGCGGGTGGTCTGCGCGCGGGACGGCGTCCGGCTCTCCGAACTGGCCGAGGCGCTCCGGATCGCGCCGCGTTCGGCGACGGAGGTCGCCGACGGCCTGGCCGAGCGCGGGCTCGTCGAGCGCACCGCCGACCCCCGGGACCGGCGGGCCGTGGTGCTGGTGGCCACCGACGCCGGCCGCACCGTGCACCGGGAGGTCGAGCAGGCGCGGGCCGCCGACTCGACCGAGCTGTTCGCCCGGCTCACCGACGAGGACCGGGCGACGCTGGAGCGCATCCTCCGTCAGCTCACCGACTGA
- a CDS encoding ABC transporter ATP-binding protein — protein sequence MVAIDDTFQPGRGGGRSGGRPDPADRAQLERAPVSWRRVAGLFRPHRTQLATVMALIVASSTVALATPFLVRLVIDDAIPAQDVPLLAWAVAGMVAVTAVTAVLGVLQTWLSTTVGQHVMHGLRTSVFTHLQRQSLGFFTRTKGGEVQSRLTNDIGGMQSVVTTTATSFAANATTVIGTVIAMVALSWRLSLLSLIVLPPAIWLTRKVARMRRTITAQRQRHLADLHSQVEEGLSVSGVLLGKTLGAGPAQSARFATTSDDLVGLEVRSQLAGRWRMATMSIVFAGIPALIYLAAGLPATSGGMTIGTLVAFTTLQGALFRPLMGLLDIGVSLTASMALFSRVFEYLDLPVDIDDPASPVPLGDGRGGGIRGEVRFSHVGFRYADGHRDALADVDLAVPAGATLALVGETGSGKSTLASLVARLNDPTTGRVTIDGVDVRDVALADLARTVGVVAQETYLLHGTIAENLRHAKPGATDAELVEAARRAQVHEVIAALPDGYDTVVGARGHRFSGGEKQRLAIARTLLRDPRVLVLDEATSALDNGTERAVQAALDEASRGRTTITIAHRLSTVRNADLIAVLSGGRVVEQGTHEELLALGGRYAALAGAAERQAVLAVAAAE from the coding sequence GTGGTCGCCATCGACGACACCTTCCAGCCCGGCCGCGGTGGCGGGCGATCCGGCGGGCGGCCCGACCCGGCCGACCGCGCCCAGCTCGAGCGCGCGCCGGTGAGCTGGCGCCGGGTGGCCGGGCTCTTCCGCCCCCACCGCACGCAGCTCGCCACCGTCATGGCGCTCATCGTGGCCAGCTCCACCGTCGCCCTGGCCACGCCGTTCCTCGTCCGGCTGGTGATCGACGACGCGATCCCGGCCCAGGACGTCCCGCTGCTGGCCTGGGCCGTGGCCGGCATGGTCGCGGTCACCGCGGTGACCGCCGTCCTCGGGGTGCTGCAGACCTGGCTGTCGACCACCGTCGGCCAGCACGTGATGCACGGCCTGCGGACGTCGGTCTTCACCCACCTGCAGCGCCAGTCGCTCGGCTTCTTCACCCGCACCAAGGGCGGGGAGGTGCAGTCGCGGCTGACCAACGACATCGGCGGCATGCAGTCGGTGGTCACCACCACCGCCACGTCGTTCGCCGCCAACGCCACCACGGTCATCGGCACGGTGATCGCGATGGTCGCGCTGAGCTGGCGCCTCTCGCTGTTGTCGCTGATCGTGCTGCCCCCGGCGATCTGGCTGACCCGCAAGGTCGCCCGGATGCGCCGCACCATCACCGCGCAGCGGCAGCGGCACCTCGCCGACCTGCACTCCCAGGTCGAGGAGGGGCTCAGCGTGAGCGGTGTGCTGCTCGGCAAGACCCTCGGCGCCGGCCCCGCCCAGTCGGCCCGGTTCGCCACCACGTCCGACGACCTGGTCGGGCTGGAGGTCCGCTCGCAGCTGGCCGGCCGCTGGCGGATGGCCACGATGAGCATCGTCTTCGCCGGCATCCCGGCGCTCATCTACCTGGCGGCGGGCCTGCCCGCGACGTCGGGCGGCATGACCATCGGCACGCTGGTCGCCTTCACCACGCTGCAGGGCGCGCTGTTCCGCCCGCTGATGGGCCTGCTGGACATCGGCGTCTCGCTGACCGCCTCGATGGCGCTGTTCAGCCGGGTGTTCGAGTACCTCGACCTGCCGGTCGACATCGACGACCCGGCGTCCCCGGTGCCGCTGGGTGACGGGCGCGGCGGCGGCATCAGGGGTGAGGTGCGGTTCTCCCACGTCGGCTTCCGCTACGCCGACGGGCACCGCGACGCGCTCGCCGACGTCGACCTGGCCGTCCCGGCCGGCGCGACGCTGGCGCTGGTGGGGGAGACCGGCTCGGGGAAGAGCACGCTCGCCTCGCTGGTCGCCCGGCTCAACGACCCGACCACCGGCCGGGTCACCATCGACGGGGTCGACGTCCGGGACGTGGCGCTGGCCGACCTGGCCCGCACCGTCGGCGTCGTGGCCCAGGAGACCTACCTGCTGCACGGCACGATCGCCGAGAACCTGCGGCACGCCAAGCCCGGTGCCACCGACGCCGAGCTGGTCGAGGCCGCCCGCCGGGCGCAGGTGCACGAGGTGATCGCCGCCCTGCCCGACGGCTACGACACCGTGGTCGGCGCGCGCGGGCACCGGTTCTCCGGCGGGGAGAAGCAGCGGCTGGCGATCGCCCGCACGCTGCTGCGCGACCCGCGGGTGCTGGTGCTCGACGAGGCGACCAGCGCGCTGGACAACGGCACCGAGCGGGCCGTGCAGGCGGCGCTGGACGAGGCCAGCCGGGGCCGGACGACGATCACCATCGCGCACCGGCTCTCCACCGTGCGGAACGCCGACCTGATCGCGGTGCTCTCCGGTGGGCGCGTGGTCGAGCAGGGCACGCACGAGGAGCTGCTGGCCCTGGGGGGGCGCTACGCCGCGCTGGCGGGCGCCGCCGAGCGCCAGGCGGTGCTGGCGGTCGCCGCCGCCGAGTGA
- a CDS encoding SDR family oxidoreductase, with protein MARTWFITGASRGFGKEWSIAALERGDRVAATARDTSTLDDLVQRFGDAVLPIRLDVDDREAAVAAVRQAHDHFGSLDVVVNNAGYGQFGMIEEISEAEARAQFETNVFGALWITQAALPFMRAQGSGHVLQVSSIGGISAFPNIGIYNASKWALEALTQSLAAEVADFGIKVTLIEPGGYSTDWGGASAKHATPNPAYDEYREKAAEQRRQRLGGTPGDPVATRAAVLAVVDAEHPPLRVFFGEAPLAIATADYESRLAEWREWDAVSKAAHGGTRG; from the coding sequence ATGGCCAGGACCTGGTTCATCACCGGCGCATCGCGCGGTTTCGGCAAGGAGTGGTCGATCGCGGCCCTCGAACGCGGTGACCGGGTGGCCGCCACCGCCCGCGACACCTCGACCCTGGACGACCTGGTGCAGCGCTTCGGCGACGCCGTCCTGCCGATCAGGCTGGACGTCGACGACCGGGAGGCGGCCGTGGCCGCCGTCCGGCAGGCCCACGACCACTTCGGCTCGCTGGACGTCGTGGTGAACAACGCCGGCTACGGCCAGTTCGGGATGATCGAGGAGATCTCCGAGGCCGAAGCCCGGGCGCAGTTCGAGACCAACGTGTTCGGCGCGCTGTGGATCACCCAGGCCGCGCTGCCGTTCATGCGCGCGCAGGGTTCCGGGCACGTGCTGCAGGTGTCCAGCATCGGCGGCATCTCGGCGTTCCCGAACATCGGCATCTACAACGCCTCGAAGTGGGCGCTGGAGGCGCTGACCCAGTCGCTCGCCGCCGAGGTCGCCGACTTCGGCATCAAGGTCACCCTCATCGAGCCGGGCGGCTACTCCACCGACTGGGGCGGCGCCTCGGCCAAGCACGCCACCCCGAACCCGGCCTACGACGAGTACCGCGAGAAGGCCGCCGAGCAGCGCCGCCAGCGCCTGGGCGGGACGCCGGGCGACCCGGTGGCCACCCGCGCCGCCGTCCTGGCGGTGGTGGACGCCGAGCACCCGCCGCTGCGGGTCTTCTTCGGCGAGGCCCCGCTGGCCATCGCCACCGCGGACTACGAGTCCCGGCTGGCCGAGTGGCGGGAGTGGGACGCCGTCTCCAAGGCCGCGCACGGCGGCACCCGGGGCTGA